A single region of the Myripristis murdjan chromosome 3, fMyrMur1.1, whole genome shotgun sequence genome encodes:
- the phospho2 gene encoding pyridoxal phosphate phosphatase PHOSPHO2 has translation MKNLVVFDFDHTVVDDNSDTWVIRCLPDQRLPDSLKNSYRKGHWTEFMGRVMNYIGEQEVSPDSVRTVMETIPFTAGMTDLLTFISEHKSNIDCIVISDSNTIFIEWILHAAGVQSAVDRVFTNPAKFNESGYMEVQCYHSHECARCPVNLCKKKVLEIYLSEQSEAGVEYQRMFYVGDGGNDLCPTSCLRGHDVVMPRKGYTLEKLLAKLEGQEDDTSLRARVVAWSSGSEILQELQASLQS, from the exons ATGAAGAACCTGGTGGTGTTTGACTTTGACCACACTGTCGTTGATGACAACAGTGACACGTGGGTGATTAG GTGTCTTCCAGATCAGAGACTTCCGGATTCGCTGAAGAATTCCTACAGAAAAGGCCACTGGACTGAGTTCATGGGCCGAGTGATGAACTACATAG gagagcaggaggtcAGCCCCGACAGCGTCCGCACAGTGATGGAGACCATCCCCTTCACTGCTGGAATGACAGATTTGTTGACGTTCATATCGGAGCACAAAAGCAACATCGACTGCATAGTCATCTCAGACTCCAACACCATATTTATAGAGTGGATCCTGCACGCTGCAGGAGTCCAGTCTGCTGTTGATCGAGTTTTTACCAACCCGGCTAAGTTCAATGAAAGTGGGTACATGGAGGTTCAGTGCTATCACTCTCATGAATGTGCCCGCTGTCCCGTCAACCTCTGCAAGAAAAAAGTCCTGGAGATTTACTTGTCGGAGCAGTCGGAGGCAGGTGTGGAATATCAGCGCATGTTTTATGTGGGAGATGGTGGGAACGATCTCTGCCCCACCTCCTGTCTGAGAGGACATGATGTTGTGATGCCCAGGAAAGGCTACACACTGGAGAAACTGCTGGCCAAACTGGAAGGTCAAGAGGATGACACTAGTTTGAGAGCTCGGGTTGTTGCCTGGAGCAGTGGCAGTGAAATCCTGCAGGAACTACAAGCAAGCCTGCAGTCATAG
- the LOC115356983 gene encoding synapse-associated protein 1-like: MLKNFGSWFGLENAAFPKKSDEKENCVESVQQGEEEEEEKVVQAQNEVNKQQPAEQPAEPESNQEKEQQGKGLSDYIFSFASSATKKISESVTETAQTIKKSVEEGNIDGILDKTFLGDFQKEQEKFVQEKKAKKSDAAVPPWVGYNEEETIQQQILTLSADKRNFLRDPPAGVQFHFDMEQMYPLATVMLEEDQLLNRMRFDLVPKHVKEEVFWRNYFYRVSLVKQSAQLTALAAQQQQQQQQQGDEERGAAVSPEDVTLTENVRPKTPPVSISDIKKPAQEEEEEMSMSPGVSEFVSDAFDSTAIDQEDLRKEMEQLVLDKKGDTPSPDEETAEWEKELQQELQEYEVVTESDNKDDQWDQEIEKMLQADGS; this comes from the exons ATGTTGAAAAACTTTGGGTCTTGGTTCGGCTTGGAGAATGCAGCCTTTCCAAAGAAGTCGGATGAAAAGGAAAACTGTGTGGAGTCCGTGCAGCaaggggaagaagaagaggaagaaaaggtgGTTCAAGCCCAGAACGaggtaaacaaacagcagccagctgAGCAGCCAGCAGAGCCAGAGAGCAACCAGGAAAAGGAGCAGCAGGGGAAAGGGCTGAGCG attacattttcagttttgccTCCAGTGCCACCAAGAAGATTTCTGAGTCTGTGACCGAGACTGCTCAGACCATCAAGAAGAGCGTGGAGGAGGGAAACATTGACGGCATCCTCGACAAg ACTTTCCTGGGAGATTTCcagaaggagcaggagaagTTTGTCCAGGAGAAGAAGGCCAAAAAATCAG aTGCAGCGGTGCCTCCCTGGGTTGGCTACAACGAGGAAGAGACAATCCAGCAGCAGATCCTCACTCTGTCTGCT GATAAGAGGAACTTCCTGCGCGACCCCCCTGCTGGTGTGCAGTTCCACTTCGACATGGAGCAGATGTATCCGCTGGCCACCGTGATGCTGGAGGAGGACCAGCTGCTCAACCGCATGCGCTTCGACCTTGTGCCCAAACA tgtgaaGGAGGAGGTTTTCTGGAGGAATTATTTCTACCGGGTGTCTCTGGTGAAGCAGTCGGCTCAGCTCACAGCACTggcagcccagcagcagcagcagcagcagcagcagggcgaCGAGGAGCGAGGAGCCGCCGTCTCACCTGAAGATGTCACCTTAACAG aaaatgtCAGACCAAAAACCCCACCAGTTTCCATCAGTGACATAAAGAAG cctgcccaggaggaggaggaggagatgtcaATGAGTCCCGGTGTGTCGGAGTTTGTGAGCGACGCGTTCGACTCGACGGCCATCGACCAGGAAGACCTGAGGAAAGAGATGGAGCAGCTGGTGCTGGACAAGAAGGGCGACACGCCCTCTCCTGACG AGGAGACAGCAGAATGGgagaaggagctgcagcaggagcttCAGGAGTACGAGGTGGTGACCGAATCAGACAACAAGGATGACCAGTGGGACCAGGAGATTGAGAAGATGCTGCAGGCTGATGGCAGCTAG